In Bacillus sp. FJAT-45037, the following are encoded in one genomic region:
- a CDS encoding DEAD/DEAH box helicase, with protein MSIDTPLFMNGKRLLRTEIPYSDDIMDSLLRENVIAQTPSVLIQKGKPLCVRCGNEDRTLFASHHCARCHRHCLYCRHCIRLGKTQECRPLYYLNDTHHLSYPLITNTLSWNGQLSPAQEKASNAVVRAISDQLSVLLWAVCGAGKTEMLFKGIEHALSLGKRILLATPRVDVVKELTPRLKEVFPNVPLASLYGGSKEDVPNAQLVIATTHQVMRFYRTFDVTIVDEVDAFPFSYDKSLQHAVEQAKRIDSSLIYLTATPSTSLKKQPNLETVYVPRRYHGYPLPVPTFTWCGNWRKSLQKKLLPPNVLAWIHDRLTIKKPTLVFVPSIDVLEQCSVILNQVSITHEAIHAADPHRHDKLTAFKQGEYSLLLTTTILERGVTIKGVDVAVLGAEDDVFTEAALVQMAGRVGRKVDAPDGAVCFFHYGKTVAMNAAKSQIKRMNRMEV; from the coding sequence ATGTCTATTGACACCCCTCTTTTTATGAATGGAAAACGACTTCTTCGCACAGAAATTCCTTATTCAGACGACATAATGGATTCGCTCCTTCGAGAGAACGTTATCGCTCAAACCCCCAGTGTCCTCATTCAAAAAGGCAAACCACTCTGCGTTCGTTGTGGAAATGAAGATCGAACATTGTTTGCTTCCCATCACTGTGCCCGTTGTCATCGGCATTGTCTCTACTGTCGACATTGCATTCGCTTAGGGAAGACGCAAGAATGTCGACCGCTTTATTACCTCAATGATACCCATCACCTTTCATATCCATTAATCACGAATACCTTGAGTTGGAATGGACAACTCTCACCAGCTCAAGAAAAAGCATCGAATGCGGTTGTTCGTGCTATTTCAGACCAACTCTCCGTTCTACTTTGGGCAGTCTGTGGCGCAGGAAAAACCGAGATGCTTTTCAAAGGAATTGAGCATGCCCTCTCTCTTGGAAAACGAATCTTACTTGCAACGCCACGTGTTGATGTCGTTAAAGAATTGACCCCACGATTAAAAGAAGTGTTTCCGAACGTCCCACTTGCTAGTTTGTATGGTGGAAGTAAGGAAGATGTGCCAAACGCGCAACTTGTGATCGCAACCACACACCAAGTGATGCGATTTTATCGGACGTTCGATGTTACGATCGTCGATGAAGTTGATGCCTTCCCTTTTAGCTACGACAAAAGCTTGCAACACGCCGTCGAACAGGCAAAGAGAATCGATTCTTCGCTCATCTACCTCACCGCAACCCCAAGTACTTCCTTAAAAAAACAACCGAATCTTGAGACGGTGTATGTTCCGCGTCGTTATCATGGGTACCCCCTCCCTGTTCCGACGTTTACCTGGTGTGGCAATTGGCGCAAATCACTACAAAAGAAACTCCTTCCCCCTAATGTTCTAGCCTGGATTCACGACCGACTTACGATCAAAAAGCCGACGCTCGTCTTTGTTCCGTCGATCGATGTACTCGAGCAATGCTCCGTGATTCTTAATCAAGTTTCTATCACTCATGAAGCGATCCACGCGGCCGATCCGCACCGTCATGACAAGCTAACCGCATTTAAACAAGGGGAATATTCTCTTTTGTTAACAACAACGATTCTCGAACGAGGGGTCACGATTAAAGGTGTCGATGTGGCGGTGCTCGGAGCTGAAGATGATGTGTTTACCGAAGCGGCCCTTGTCCAAATGGCAGGCAGGGTCGGGCGGAAGGTGGATGCCCCTGATGGTGCGGTCTGTTTTTTTCATTATGGCAAGACGGTGGCGATGAATGCCGCGAAGAGTCAGATTAAGAGAATGAACCGGATGGAGGTTTGA